The proteins below are encoded in one region of Hordeum vulgare subsp. vulgare chromosome 3H, MorexV3_pseudomolecules_assembly, whole genome shotgun sequence:
- the LOC123440813 gene encoding putative B3 domain-containing protein Os03g0621600 has translation MSKPWKKSKDLDEHRYWNRTEEQDRHFFKVMIGDFHKRMIIPDRFVQHFRGQTGGTIKLESRHGYTFDVEITKNLGKLVLESGWKAFARAHNLRTGDFLVFKYDGHSQLKVLIFGPSGCEKIEACNLMKNAAPGKEWWGNTADIVNTNTCSNLPMKFPKSGRQIRPSKDSSRQGNDTINISSSSSPSDSAGGISSLEDDHSLPGCILANGTLLDLNQVQKKQLKEKIRAINSKIPLYGCVIRKSSIYGRTRMLEISKKYAQVYLPFEEQMLTLQRHGKKWEVRCRVKKTKTKRFLRGWKRFACGNNLKLGDVCLFELLRNKRKYAMNVYIVRKSQYKRKCASEEKLATRFKKQK, from the exons ATGAGCAAGCCATGGAAGAAAAGCAAGGATCTGGATGAACATCGCTACTGGAACCGCACAGAAGAGCAAGACAGGCATTTCTTCAAGGTTATGATTGGCGACTTCCATAAGAGAATG ATCATACCAGATAGGTTTGTCCAGCATTTCAGGGGGCAAACAGGAGGAACCATTAAGCTAGAATCACGCCATGGTTACACTTTTGATGTTGAGATTACCAAGAATTTGGGGAAACTAGTTCTTGAATCGGGATGGAAGGCGTTTGCTCGTGCTCATAACTTGAGAACGGGGGACTTTCTTGTGTTCAAGTATGATGGCCACTCTCAATTGAAGGTTTTGATCTTTGGCCCGAGCGGTTGCGAGAAAATTGAGGCGTGCAATCTCATGAAAAATGCTGCTCCTGGTAAAGAATGGTGGGGAAACACTGCTGACATTGTAAACACAAACACTTGTTCCAATCTTCCCATGAAATTTCCAAAAAGTGGAAGACAAATTAGGCCAAGCAAGGATAGCTCAAGGCAGGGGAATGACACCATCAATATCAGCTCGTCAAGCTCTCCATCAGATTCAGCAG GAGGTATTTCATCTTTAGAAGATGATCATTCCCTGCCAGGTTGTATCCTCGCAAATGGCACCCTCTTGGATCTAAATCAGGTGCAGAAGAAGCAACTTAAAGAAAAAATCCGAGCTATTAATTCCAAAATTCCCCTTTATGGGTGTGTCATAAGGAAGAGCAGTATTTACGGCAGAACCCGTATGCTT GAGATATCAAAAAAATATGCTCAAGTATACCTTCCATTTGAGGAACAAATGCTGACCCTTCAGCGCCATGGCAAGAAGTGGGAAGTGCGCTGTCGAGTTAAGAAAACCAAAACCAAAAGGTTTTTGAGAGGGTGGAAGCGTTTTGCGTGTGGCAACAATTTGAAGCTGGGAGATGTCTGCCTCTTTGAGCTACTGAGAAACAAAAGGAAGTATGCGATGAACGTCTATATCGTTCGCAAATCCCAGTACAAGAG GAAATGCGCGTCTGAAGAAAAGCTGGCCACAAGATTCAAGAAACAGAAGTAG